The Catharus ustulatus isolate bCatUst1 chromosome 26, bCatUst1.pri.v2, whole genome shotgun sequence genome has a window encoding:
- the POU3F1 gene encoding POU domain, class 3, transcription factor 1 produces MAAAAQYLPRSAALMHPDGDRLHQGTTYREVQKMMHHEYLQGLAPAAGHAVGLAHHQWLPSAGTDWGSGGGGGGAHLPPAEHAKGGPPGPREELSAAAFHHRPHLVHQPAAGGAAGGWAQGGAHHLPPMSPPSGQPLLYAQPYAGLNGMLGPPAPALHHGLRDPLGAEEAGGHELAASPPPLGPPEPSDEDAPSSDDLEQFAKQFKQRRIKLGFTQADVGLALGTLYGNVFSQTTICRFEALQLSFKNMCKLKPLLNKWLEETDSSTGSPTNLDKIAAQGRKRKKRTSIEVGVKGALENHFLKCPKPSAHEITSLADSLQLEKEVVRVWFCNRRQKEKRMTPAGVPHPPMEDVYAQADTSPLHHALPGAVQ; encoded by the coding sequence ATGGCCGCCGCCGCGCAGTACCTGCCGCGCTCCGCCGCGCTCATGCACCCCGACGGCGACCGCCTGCACCAGGGCACCACGTACCGCGAGGTGCAGAAGATGATGCACCACGAGTACCTGCAGGGACTggcccccgccgccgggcacGCCGTCGGGCTGGCGCACCACCAGTGGCTGCCCAGCGCCGGCACGGACTGGGGCAGCGGTGGGGGCGGAGGGGGCGCGCACCTTCCGCCCGCTGAGCACGCCAAGGGCGGCCCGCCGGGGCCCCGGGAAGAGCTGTCGGCCGCCGCTTTCCACCACCGGCCGCACCTGGTGCACcagccggcggcgggcggcgcggcgggcggctGGGCGCAGGGCGGCGCGCACCACCTGCCGCCCATGTCGCCGCCGTCGGGGCAGCCGCTGCTCTACGCGCAGCCCTACGCGGGCCTCAACGGGATGCTGGGCCCGCCGGCGCCGGCGCTGCACCACGGGCTGCGCGACCCGCTGGGCGCCGAGGAGGCGGGAGGCCACGAGCTGGCGGcatcgccgccgccgctggggCCGCCCGAGCCGTCGGACGAGGACGCGCCCAGCTCCGACGACCTGGAGCAGTTCGCCAAGCAGTTCAAGCAGCGGCGGATCAAGCTGGGCTTCACGCAGGCCGATGTGGGGCTGGCGCTGGGCACCCTGTACGGGAACGTCTTCTCGCAGACCACCATCTGCCGGTTCGAGGCGCTGCAGCTGAGCTTCAAGAACATGTGCAAGCTGAAGCCGCTGCTCAACAAGTGGCTGGAGGAGACGGACTCCAGCACGGGCAGCCCCACCAACCTGGACAAGATTGCGGCGCAGGGCCGGAAGCGCAAGAAGCGGACATCCATCGAGGTGGGCGTCAAGGGCGCCCTGGAGAATCACTTCCTCAAGTGCCCCAAGCCCTCGGCGCACGAGATCACCTCCCTGGCGgactccctgcagctggagaaagaGGTGGTGCGGGTCTGGTTCTGCAACCGGCGGCAGAAGGAGAAGCGGATGACGCCGGCCGGGGTCCCGCATCCCCCCATGGAGGACGTTTACGCACAGGCGGACACTTCGCCGCTGCACCACGCGCTGCCCGGCGCCGTGCAGTGA